In Elephas maximus indicus isolate mEleMax1 chromosome 4, mEleMax1 primary haplotype, whole genome shotgun sequence, a genomic segment contains:
- the LOC126076232 gene encoding LOW QUALITY PROTEIN: complement C1s subcomponent-like (The sequence of the model RefSeq protein was modified relative to this genomic sequence to represent the inferred CDS: inserted 2 bases in 1 codon; substituted 3 bases at 3 genomic stop codons): MKRNTGRPTTSVAPKFRGAEDQNQETYYSPRSDKSPEMWCIVLFSLLAWVYAEPTMYGEILSPNYPQAYPNEIEKSWDIEVPQGYGIHLYFTHLDIELSENCAYDSVQIMSGGLQEGILCGQRTSKNRNSPIVEEFQVPYNKLQVIFKSDFSNEERFTGFAAYYVAVDINECTDFADAPCSHFCNNFIGGYFCSCPPEYFLHDDTKTCGVNCSGDVFTTLIGEIASPNYPSPYPENSRCEYQILLEEGFQVVVTVRREDFDVEPADSDGNCPDSLVFVAGDRQFGPDCGSGFTGPLNIETKSNALNIIFXTDQEGQKKGWKLRYHGDPIPCSKEFIASSVWEPEKAKYVLKNMVKITCLDGFEVVERNVSSTSFYSTCQSKGKWSNSKLKCQPVDCGTPEPIWNGKAQNPEGTLFGSVTHCTCEEPYYHMENEGSGEYHCSGNGSWVNAVLGTELPKCVPVCRVPSETFVGIQRIFGGSEAKIENFPWQVFFPKPRAGGALIDERWVLTTVQVMEGNQDPVMYXGSTSVHTSVLENAQMLTAERVIIHPGWEFLDDPEKXKNFDNDIALVLLKDPVKMGPTVSPICLPGTTPEYSPSVGYLGLISGWGRTESRNHVIQLXEARLPITSLAKCQEVKRKDSKVDIGKYIFTDNMICAGGEKGVDSCEGDSGGAFAMQDPSEEDPKFYVAGLTSWGPQCGTYGIYTKVKNYIDWIMKTMQENSAPSMD, encoded by the exons ATGAAG AGAAATACAGGCAGGCCTACCACCTCTGTAGCTCCAAAGTTCAGAGGTGCAGAGGACCAGAACCAAGAGACGTACTACTCCCCACGGTCAGACAAATCGCCGGAGATGTG gtgcATTGTCCTGTTTTCCCTTTTGGCATGGGTTTATGCTGAGCCTACCATGTATGGGGAGATCCTGTCTCCTAACTATCCTCAGGCATATCCCAATGAGATAGAGAAATCTTGGGATATAGAAGTTCCTCAAGGGTACGGGATTCATCTCTACTTCACCCATCTGGACATAGAGCTCTCAGAGAACTGTGCATATGACTCAGTGCAG ATAATGTCAGGAGGCCTTCAAGAAGGGATACTCTGTGGACAGAGGACCAGCAAGAATCGCAACTCCCCAATTGTGGAAGAGTTCCAAGTCCCATACAATAAACTCCAGGTGATCTTTAAATCAGACTTCTCCAATGAAGAGCGTTTCACTGGATTTGCTGCATACTATGTTGCCGTAG ATATAAATGAGTGCACAGATTTTGCAGATGCCCCTTGTAGCCACTTCTGCAACAACTTCATTGGTGGTTACTTCTGCTCCTGCCCTCCGGAATACTTCCTCCATGATGACACGAAAACTTGTGGAG tcAATTGCAGTGGGGACGTATTCACTACACTGATTGGGGAGATTGCAAGTCCCAATTATCCCAGTCCATACCCAGAGAACTCAAGGTGTGAATACCAGATTTTGTTGGAGGAGGGGTTCCAAGTGGTGGTGACTGTGCGGAGAGAAGATTTTGATGTGGAGCCAGCGGATTCAGACGGGAACTGTCCCGACAGTTTGGT attTGTTGCAGGAGATCGGCAATTTGGTCCTGACTGTGGTAGTGGATTCACTGGGCCACTAAATATTGAAACAAAGAGTAATGCTCTTAATATCATCTTCTGAACTGACCAGGAAGGGCAAAAAAAGGGCTGGAAACTTCGTTACCATGGAGATC CAATCCCCTGTTCTAAAGAATTCATTGCCAGTTCTGTCTGGGAGCCTGAGAAGGCAAAATACGTGTTAAAAAATATGGTGAAGATAACCtgtctggatgggtttgaagttGTGGAG AGAAATGTTAGCTCGACCTCTTTCTATTCTACTTGTCAAAGCAAAGGAAAGTGGAGTAATTCGAAACTGAAATGTCAAC CTGTGGACTGTGGTACTCCTGAACCCATTTGGAATGGTAAAGCCCAAAATCCAGAAGGTACTTTATTTGGTTCTGTCACTCACTGTACTTGTGAGGAGCCATATTACCACATGGAAAATGAAGGAAGTG GGGAGTATCACTGCAGTGGTAATGGAAGCTGGGTGAATGCGGTGCTGGGCACAGAGCTGCCGAAATGTGTTCCAG TCTGCCGAGTCCCCAGTGAGACCTTTGTGGGAATACAGAGAATATTTGGAGGATCCGAAGCAAAGATTGAAAATTTCCCCTGGCAAGTTTTCTTCCCAAAGCCACGGGCTGGTGGAGCTCTCATTGACGAGCGCTGGGTGCTGACGACCGTTCAGGTCATGGAGGGAAACCAGGACCCAGTAATGTA GGGCTCCACATCAGTGCATACCTCAGTTCTGGAAAATGCCCAGATGCTCACTGCTGAGCGTGTGATTATTCATCCTGGCTGGGAATTCCTGGATGACCCAGAAAAGTGAAAGAATTTTGACAATGACATTGCCTTAGTGCTGCTGAAAGACCCAGTGAAAATGGGACCCACTGTCTCTCCCATCTGTCTGCCAGGCACTACCCCAGAATATAGCCCCTCAGTGGGATACCTGGGACTGATCTCAGGCTGGGGCCGAACGGAGTCTAGAAATCATGTTATCCAACTCTGAGAGGCAAGGTTACCCATAACTTCCTTAGCAAAGTGCCAGGAGGTGAAGCGGAAAGATTCCAAAGTGGATATAGGGAAGTACATTTTCACTGATAACATGATCTGTGCTGGAGGTGAGAAGGGGGTTGATAGCTGTGAAGGGGACAGTGGTGGGGCCTTTGCTATGCAAGACCCCAGTGAAGAGGACCCCAAATTCTATGTAGCTGGCCTGACATCCTGGGGCCCCCAGTGTGGGACTTACGGGATCTACACAAAGGTGAAGAACTACATTGATTGGATAATGAAGACTATGCAGGAAAACAGCGCCCCCAGTATGGACTAA